One genomic window of Xanthobacter dioxanivorans includes the following:
- a CDS encoding FCSD flavin-binding domain-containing protein: MAPPGAISRRAFLGGAVLAAGALQAPHVHARARPRLVIVGGGAGGVSLARAVVTDSAGGIAVTLVEPHARYFACFQSNLALGGLRDPDSLLFSYAGLAKAGVEVVPAAASAIDRDRREVRLGDGRRLAYDRLALSPGIDLKYDSVPGWSREAEDAMPHAWTGERQFRRLKARLDAVPDGGLIVIIAPPNPSRCPPAPYERASMMAHALKSTGRERAKIIILDPKPKFPKQGLFQEGWEAHYPGMIEWMAPDISEGVQSVDPKTGTVVTGFETYARADLVNVIPAQWAGAMARAAGLADVSGWCPVVPDTLASTIDRTILIIGDAANAGDMPKSAFAANNQAMVVAAALRSELLSAHADAPGYANTCWSAIARDDVVKESSRYAVADGRIRETETFLSQSGEPADLRGRLRAENDAWYAALVRGLFD; the protein is encoded by the coding sequence ATGGCCCCCCCGGGTGCGATCTCCCGCAGGGCCTTTCTGGGCGGCGCGGTATTGGCCGCGGGTGCCCTGCAGGCGCCCCACGTGCACGCCCGGGCAAGGCCCCGTCTGGTGATCGTCGGTGGCGGCGCGGGCGGTGTCTCCCTCGCCCGCGCGGTCGTCACGGACAGCGCCGGCGGGATCGCGGTGACGCTGGTGGAGCCGCACGCTCGCTACTTCGCCTGCTTCCAGTCCAACCTCGCGCTCGGCGGCCTGCGTGATCCCGACAGCCTGCTGTTCTCCTATGCCGGGCTGGCGAAGGCCGGCGTGGAGGTGGTGCCGGCCGCCGCCTCCGCCATCGATCGCGATCGTCGAGAGGTGCGGCTCGGCGACGGCCGCCGCCTGGCCTATGACCGCCTCGCTTTGTCTCCCGGCATCGACCTGAAATACGATTCCGTTCCGGGCTGGAGCCGCGAGGCCGAGGACGCCATGCCGCACGCCTGGACGGGCGAGCGCCAGTTCCGCCGCCTCAAGGCACGGCTCGATGCGGTGCCGGATGGCGGGCTCATCGTGATCATCGCCCCGCCGAACCCCTCGCGCTGCCCACCGGCGCCTTACGAGCGCGCGTCCATGATGGCGCATGCGCTGAAATCCACCGGACGGGAGCGGGCGAAGATCATCATTCTCGATCCCAAGCCGAAATTCCCCAAGCAAGGCCTCTTCCAGGAGGGTTGGGAGGCCCATTATCCGGGCATGATCGAATGGATGGCGCCGGATATCTCGGAGGGTGTCCAGTCCGTTGATCCGAAGACCGGCACCGTGGTCACCGGCTTCGAGACCTATGCGCGCGCGGATCTCGTGAACGTCATCCCGGCGCAATGGGCGGGCGCCATGGCCCGTGCGGCGGGGCTTGCGGATGTCTCGGGGTGGTGCCCCGTCGTCCCAGACACCCTGGCCTCGACCATCGACCGCACCATCCTCATCATCGGCGACGCGGCGAACGCCGGTGACATGCCGAAATCCGCCTTCGCCGCCAACAACCAGGCCATGGTGGTTGCCGCAGCCCTGCGCAGCGAGCTGCTGTCCGCCCATGCCGATGCCCCCGGTTACGCCAACACCTGCTGGAGCGCGATCGCCAGGGACGACGTGGTGAAGGAAAGCAGCCGCTACGCTGTCGCGGACGGCAGGATCCGCGAAACCGAGACCTTCCTCTCCCAGTCCGGCGAGCCGGCCGACCTGCGGGGCCGGCTCCGCGCCGAAAACGACGCGTGGTATGCGGCTCTGGTGCGCGGCCTCTTCGATTGA
- a CDS encoding DsrE family protein, with protein sequence MPHFDRRAFLGTMALAGAVPAAAHAAQSVETKDIAKEADHACLYHCDYGDPNRFAQTLNNISNHYAAYGADPFAIQLVLVAHAGGVKFFLDSLSGTLWEKETLDPQLVEKIDSLGKNGLKIYLCSLTFERNKLDREKARKAPYISFVPSGVATVGELQNKGFAYLKVG encoded by the coding sequence ATGCCCCATTTCGACCGCCGGGCTTTCCTCGGCACCATGGCCCTCGCCGGCGCGGTTCCCGCGGCGGCGCATGCCGCGCAGAGCGTTGAAACGAAGGATATCGCCAAGGAGGCCGACCATGCCTGCCTCTATCACTGCGACTATGGCGATCCCAACCGCTTCGCCCAGACCCTGAACAACATCTCGAACCATTATGCCGCCTACGGTGCCGACCCGTTCGCCATCCAGCTGGTGCTGGTGGCTCATGCGGGCGGGGTGAAATTCTTCCTGGACAGCCTTTCCGGCACCTTGTGGGAAAAGGAGACGCTGGACCCGCAACTGGTGGAGAAGATCGATTCCCTCGGCAAGAACGGGCTCAAGATCTATCTGTGCTCCCTGACCTTCGAGCGGAACAAGCTCGACAGGGAGAAGGCCCGCAAGGCGCCGTACATCAGCTTCGTCCCGTCCGGCGTCGCCACCGTCGGCGAACTGCAGAACAAGGGCTTCGCCTATCTCAAGGTGGGATGA
- a CDS encoding c-type cytochrome yields the protein MAEPDAAMGETIFKKCMACHAVGPDAKSKVGPPLNGIVGAKWAHFEGYSYSQDIKDGGAAGKIWDAPTLGAYLENPKALAPKGKMAFAGIKKDTERADLIAYLAQFDASGAKK from the coding sequence ATGGCGGAGCCGGATGCGGCCATGGGCGAGACCATCTTCAAGAAGTGCATGGCGTGCCATGCGGTCGGCCCGGATGCCAAATCGAAGGTGGGGCCGCCGCTGAACGGCATCGTCGGTGCGAAATGGGCCCATTTCGAGGGCTATTCCTATTCCCAGGACATCAAGGACGGCGGGGCTGCCGGAAAAATCTGGGACGCCCCGACCCTCGGGGCATATCTTGAAAACCCGAAGGCGCTCGCACCCAAGGGCAAGATGGCGTTCGCCGGCATCAAGAAGGACACCGAACGCGCCGACCTCATCGCCTACCTCGCCCAGTTCGACGCGAGCGGTGCGAAGAAGTGA
- a CDS encoding c-type cytochrome yields the protein MWKSAEALIVAAALAGTFAAASVSAVADPASAKGEATKAGAQAKGEKAPDKDKARQAVNVPAVVRPGVPPAKAIALGRPALPEEIAAWNIDVRADGEGLPAGKGSVKQGEELFLQSCAVCHGEFGEGAGRWPVLAGGRGTLKSDRPEKTIGSFWPYASTVFDYVHRAMPFGNNQSLTPDETYAIVAYLLNLNDLVPEDFVLSKENFPKVSLPNEATFYDDDRETTEKSFWKAAPCMKDCSGEVHVTARAQILNVTPDADPPKGNLE from the coding sequence ATGTGGAAGTCGGCTGAGGCGCTGATCGTCGCCGCCGCCCTCGCGGGCACCTTCGCCGCGGCTTCCGTCTCCGCCGTCGCCGATCCCGCTTCTGCGAAGGGCGAGGCGACGAAGGCGGGAGCGCAGGCCAAAGGCGAGAAGGCCCCGGACAAGGACAAGGCCCGGCAGGCCGTCAACGTGCCGGCAGTGGTGCGACCCGGCGTCCCTCCGGCGAAGGCCATCGCCCTCGGCCGGCCCGCGCTGCCGGAGGAGATCGCGGCCTGGAACATCGACGTGCGCGCCGATGGCGAAGGACTTCCCGCGGGCAAGGGATCGGTGAAGCAGGGCGAGGAGCTCTTCCTGCAGAGCTGCGCCGTCTGTCACGGCGAATTCGGCGAGGGCGCCGGCCGCTGGCCGGTGCTTGCGGGCGGTCGCGGCACGCTGAAGTCCGACCGGCCGGAGAAGACCATCGGCTCCTTCTGGCCCTATGCTTCCACCGTGTTCGACTACGTCCACCGTGCCATGCCGTTCGGCAACAACCAGTCGCTCACGCCGGACGAGACGTATGCGATCGTCGCCTATCTCCTGAACCTCAACGACCTCGTCCCGGAAGATTTCGTGCTCTCGAAGGAGAATTTCCCGAAGGTGAGCCTCCCCAACGAGGCGACCTTCTATGACGACGACCGGGAGACGACGGAAAAATCGTTCTGGAAGGCCGCCCCGTGCATGAAGGACTGTTCCGGCGAGGTGCATGTGACCGCCCGCGCCCAGATCCTCAACGTGACGCCGGACGCCGATCCGCCGAAGGGCAACCTTGAGTGA
- the soxC gene encoding sulfite dehydrogenase, which yields MPDNTVPRTGHSAGNGAAPALSRRRFLSVAGQGAVVSAGVAAAATGPLLAAPAAAGPDPNIVPVPNWSKALGAGVNVNPYGKPSKFEKDVVRREVTWLTASSESSVSFTPLYALDGTITPNGLCFVRHHGGEAEIDPDKYRFMVHGLVDRELVFTLEDIKRMPGRVNRAYFLECAANSGMEWRGAQLNGCQFTHGMIHNVYYTGVPLRAFLDVAGVKPKGKWVLAEGADAAVMTRSIPIEKALDDCLVAFAMNGEALRPEQGYPVRLVVPGWEGNMWVKWLRRIKVGDQPWQQREETSKYTDLLADGRSRRFTFIMDAKSVVTSPSPQAPLKQKGPTVLTGIAWSGRGAIRRVDVSLDGGRNWTTARIEGPNTPMSMTRFYLDFDWGGEELMVQSRAMDDTGYVQPTKQELRAIRGTNSIYHNNGIQTWLVRSNGETENVEVG from the coding sequence ATGCCCGACAACACGGTCCCCCGGACCGGCCACTCCGCCGGAAACGGTGCCGCACCAGCCCTCTCGCGCCGCCGCTTCCTCTCCGTGGCGGGGCAAGGCGCCGTCGTCTCGGCCGGTGTCGCGGCGGCGGCCACCGGTCCCCTCCTGGCGGCTCCGGCCGCCGCCGGGCCCGATCCCAACATCGTGCCCGTGCCGAACTGGTCGAAGGCGCTGGGCGCCGGAGTCAACGTCAACCCCTATGGCAAGCCTTCGAAATTCGAGAAGGACGTGGTGCGCCGGGAAGTGACCTGGCTCACCGCCAGTTCCGAGAGCTCGGTGAGCTTCACCCCGCTCTATGCGCTCGACGGCACCATCACGCCCAACGGCCTGTGCTTCGTGCGCCATCACGGCGGCGAGGCGGAGATCGACCCGGACAAGTATCGCTTCATGGTCCACGGCCTGGTGGACAGGGAACTGGTCTTCACGCTCGAAGACATCAAGCGCATGCCGGGTCGGGTCAACCGCGCCTATTTCCTCGAATGCGCGGCGAATTCCGGCATGGAGTGGCGCGGCGCGCAGCTCAACGGCTGCCAGTTCACCCATGGCATGATTCACAACGTCTATTACACCGGCGTGCCGCTGCGCGCCTTCCTGGACGTGGCCGGCGTGAAGCCCAAGGGCAAATGGGTGCTGGCGGAAGGCGCGGACGCGGCCGTAATGACCCGCTCGATCCCCATCGAGAAGGCGCTGGACGACTGCCTCGTCGCCTTCGCCATGAACGGCGAGGCGCTGCGGCCCGAGCAGGGCTATCCGGTGCGGCTGGTGGTGCCCGGCTGGGAAGGCAACATGTGGGTCAAATGGCTGCGCCGCATCAAGGTGGGCGACCAGCCGTGGCAGCAGCGCGAGGAAACCTCGAAATACACCGACCTCCTCGCCGATGGGCGCTCCCGCCGCTTCACCTTCATCATGGATGCGAAGTCCGTGGTCACCAGCCCCAGCCCGCAGGCGCCCCTGAAGCAGAAGGGCCCCACCGTGCTCACCGGCATCGCCTGGTCCGGGCGCGGCGCCATCAGGCGCGTGGATGTATCGCTGGACGGCGGGCGCAACTGGACCACGGCGCGCATCGAGGGGCCGAACACGCCCATGTCCATGACACGCTTCTACCTCGACTTCGACTGGGGCGGCGAGGAGCTGATGGTGCAGTCCCGCGCCATGGACGACACCGGCTACGTGCAGCCGACCAAGCAGGAGCTTCGGGCCATTCGCGGCACCAACTCCATCTATCACAACAACGGCATCCAGACGTGGCTGGTGCGCTCCAACGGGGAGACGGAAAATGTGGAAGTCGGCTGA
- the soxB gene encoding thiosulfohydrolase SoxB, with the protein MISRRDFLSAGTALAGLLATSGAGLAQAVGGQLTQNDLLKFGRPGTCTILHVTDIHAQLNPLYFREPSINLGVGDARGVPPHLTDTAFLTYFNIKPGTRDAYALTSEDFTALARSYGRMGGADRLATLIKAIRAERGADKVLLLDGGDGLQGSWSSLKTRGEDMVRVFSALGLDAMVGHWEFTYGADRVTEIKEKAPFAFLAQNVRSTEWGEPVFDAVKTFEKGGAKIAVIGQAFPRTPIANPRWMIPDWEFGIREEEMQKQVDAARAGGADVVVVLSHNGFDVDRKMASRVKGIDVILTAHTHDAMPAATEVGKTLLIATGSHGKFLSRLDLDVKDKSVTGYRFQLIPVFSDVIAPDPEMAKLVADIRAPYARDLAREVGRAESLLYRRGNFNGTFDDMICDALMQERDAEIALSPGFRWGGTLLPGDPITFEAISNATAITYPACYRNAMTGRQLKDVLEDVADNIFHPDPYFQGGGDMVRVGGVGYAIDVSKGVGQRISGLTFLKSGKPLDADKTYTVAGWASIAQNVEGPPVWEMVERYVAGAKTVKIIPNASVKVTGA; encoded by the coding sequence ATGATCTCAAGGCGCGATTTTCTGTCCGCCGGGACGGCCCTCGCCGGCCTCCTCGCGACCTCGGGAGCGGGGCTGGCGCAGGCCGTCGGGGGGCAATTGACCCAGAACGACCTCCTGAAGTTCGGCCGGCCCGGCACCTGCACGATCCTGCACGTCACCGACATCCACGCCCAGCTCAATCCGCTCTACTTCCGCGAACCGTCCATCAATCTGGGCGTCGGTGACGCGCGGGGCGTGCCCCCGCATTTGACTGACACGGCCTTCCTTACCTACTTCAACATCAAGCCGGGCACGCGCGACGCTTATGCGCTCACCTCGGAAGACTTCACGGCGCTTGCCCGCAGCTATGGCCGCATGGGCGGGGCGGACCGCCTCGCCACCCTCATCAAGGCCATCCGTGCCGAACGGGGGGCGGACAAGGTGCTGCTGCTGGACGGTGGCGACGGCCTGCAGGGCTCCTGGTCGTCCCTGAAGACGCGGGGCGAGGACATGGTGCGGGTGTTCTCCGCCCTCGGGCTCGACGCCATGGTGGGGCATTGGGAATTCACCTACGGCGCCGACCGGGTCACCGAGATCAAGGAAAAGGCCCCTTTCGCCTTCCTCGCCCAGAATGTCCGCTCCACCGAGTGGGGCGAGCCGGTGTTCGACGCGGTGAAGACCTTCGAGAAGGGCGGCGCCAAGATCGCGGTGATCGGCCAGGCCTTCCCGCGCACCCCCATCGCCAACCCGCGCTGGATGATCCCCGACTGGGAGTTCGGCATCCGCGAGGAGGAGATGCAGAAGCAGGTGGATGCCGCCCGCGCCGGCGGCGCCGACGTGGTGGTGGTGCTCTCGCACAACGGCTTCGACGTGGACCGCAAGATGGCCTCGCGGGTGAAGGGCATCGACGTGATCCTCACGGCCCACACCCACGATGCCATGCCCGCCGCCACCGAGGTGGGCAAGACCTTGCTGATCGCCACCGGCTCCCACGGCAAGTTCCTGTCGCGCCTCGACCTGGACGTGAAGGACAAGTCGGTCACCGGCTACAGGTTCCAGCTGATCCCGGTGTTCTCGGACGTGATCGCGCCTGATCCGGAGATGGCGAAGCTGGTGGCGGACATCCGCGCACCTTATGCCAGGGACCTCGCCCGCGAGGTGGGACGGGCGGAGAGCCTGCTCTATCGGCGCGGGAACTTTAACGGCACCTTCGACGACATGATCTGCGACGCGCTCATGCAGGAGCGGGATGCCGAGATCGCCCTCTCCCCCGGCTTTCGCTGGGGCGGCACGCTGCTTCCGGGCGATCCCATCACCTTCGAGGCCATCTCCAACGCCACCGCCATCACCTATCCCGCCTGCTACCGCAACGCCATGACCGGCCGGCAACTGAAGGATGTGCTGGAGGATGTGGCCGACAACATCTTCCATCCCGATCCCTACTTCCAGGGCGGCGGCGACATGGTGCGCGTGGGGGGTGTCGGTTACGCCATCGACGTCTCCAAGGGCGTCGGCCAGCGCATCTCCGGCCTGACCTTCCTGAAGAGCGGCAAGCCGCTGGACGCGGACAAGACCTATACGGTCGCCGGCTGGGCCTCCATCGCCCAGAACGTGGAAGGGCCGCCCGTCTGGGAGATGGTGGAACGCTATGTGGCCGGCGCGAAGACCGTGAAGATCATCCCTAACGCGTCGGTGAAGGTGACGGGGGCGTGA
- the soxZ gene encoding thiosulfate oxidation carrier complex protein SoxZ has protein sequence MAIKSAPRVRVPAQAKAGEIIEIKTLISHEMESGQRKDAAGKTVPRDIINTFEASFNGKPFFKAEWFPSISANPFQSFFYKAKESGEFTFSWKDDTGGEQKAIAKLTMA, from the coding sequence ATGGCCATCAAGTCCGCACCTCGCGTGCGCGTCCCCGCCCAGGCGAAAGCCGGCGAGATCATCGAGATCAAGACCCTGATTTCCCACGAGATGGAAAGCGGCCAGCGCAAGGATGCCGCCGGCAAGACGGTGCCGCGCGACATCATCAATACCTTCGAGGCCTCGTTCAACGGCAAACCCTTCTTCAAGGCCGAATGGTTTCCGTCCATCTCCGCCAATCCCTTCCAGTCCTTCTTCTACAAGGCCAAGGAGAGCGGCGAGTTCACCTTCTCCTGGAAGGACGACACAGGCGGCGAGCAGAAGGCCATCGCCAAGCTCACTATGGCCTGA
- the soxY gene encoding thiosulfate oxidation carrier protein SoxY codes for MTLHMDATLVPSRRQALQLAGFAAFAAVLAPRMSLATEAQVAEEMKKLFGGKAMGEGKVKLDVPEIAENGLVVPINIDVDSPMTDADFVKSVHVFADGNPLPQVVTYHFTPESGKASASTRMRLAQTQNVIAVAEMSSGALFSAKSQVKVTIGGCGG; via the coding sequence ATGACTCTTCACATGGACGCCACCCTTGTGCCTTCGCGCCGACAGGCGCTGCAACTGGCAGGATTCGCCGCCTTTGCCGCGGTGCTCGCCCCGCGCATGAGCCTCGCGACCGAAGCCCAGGTGGCGGAGGAGATGAAGAAGCTCTTCGGCGGCAAGGCGATGGGCGAAGGCAAGGTCAAGCTCGACGTGCCCGAGATCGCCGAGAACGGCCTCGTGGTGCCCATCAACATCGACGTGGACAGCCCCATGACGGACGCCGATTTCGTCAAGTCTGTTCATGTCTTCGCCGACGGCAATCCGCTTCCCCAGGTGGTCACCTACCATTTCACGCCGGAGAGCGGGAAAGCGTCGGCATCGACCCGGATGCGGCTGGCGCAGACGCAGAACGTGATCGCGGTGGCCGAGATGTCCTCCGGCGCGCTCTTCTCCGCCAAGTCGCAGGTGAAGGTCACCATCGGCGGCTGCGGCGGCTGA
- the soxA gene encoding sulfur oxidation c-type cytochrome SoxA, with translation MRPKATLLTCLCAFALALVPLLTLRAQEDASEKEIERYRAMINDPMANPGYLAVDRGEALWSEPRGTKNVSLETCDLGRGPGKLEGAYAALPRYFADADKVMDLEQRLLWCMDKIQGLDIKPIVAKPFSGPGRGSDMEDLVAFIANKSNGMNIAVPLSHPKEKEAYAIGEALFYRRSSINDFSCSTCHGDLGKRIRLQGLPQLDKPGKDAQLTMASWPTYRVSQSALRTMQHRMWDCYRQMRMPAPDYASEVVTALTVFLNAQAAGGELNVPSIKR, from the coding sequence ATGCGACCCAAAGCCACATTACTCACATGTCTGTGCGCCTTCGCCCTGGCGCTCGTCCCCCTCCTGACCCTCAGGGCGCAGGAGGATGCGAGCGAGAAGGAGATCGAGCGCTACCGCGCCATGATCAACGATCCCATGGCGAATCCCGGCTATCTCGCGGTGGACCGCGGCGAAGCGCTGTGGTCCGAGCCGCGGGGCACGAAGAACGTCTCCCTGGAGACCTGTGACCTCGGCCGGGGGCCGGGCAAGCTGGAGGGCGCCTACGCCGCCCTGCCGCGCTACTTCGCCGACGCCGACAAGGTGATGGACCTGGAACAGCGCCTTCTGTGGTGCATGGACAAGATCCAGGGCCTCGACATCAAGCCCATCGTGGCCAAGCCCTTTTCCGGCCCCGGCCGGGGCTCGGACATGGAGGACCTCGTCGCCTTCATCGCCAACAAGTCGAATGGCATGAACATCGCGGTCCCACTCTCCCATCCCAAGGAGAAGGAGGCCTATGCCATCGGCGAGGCGCTGTTCTACCGGCGCTCCTCCATCAACGACTTCTCCTGCTCCACCTGCCATGGCGACCTGGGCAAGCGCATCCGGCTGCAGGGGCTGCCCCAGCTCGATAAGCCCGGAAAGGACGCGCAGCTGACCATGGCGTCCTGGCCCACCTACCGCGTTTCCCAGAGCGCGCTCAGGACCATGCAACACCGCATGTGGGACTGCTATCGCCAGATGCGCATGCCGGCGCCGGACTACGCCTCGGAGGTCGTCACCGCCCTCACCGTGTTCCTGAACGCGCAGGCGGCGGGCGGCGAACTCAACGTTCCGTCCATCAAGCGCTGA
- the soxX gene encoding sulfur oxidation c-type cytochrome SoxX — MQRILFAAALLAGPVALSPALAQQIPAAPPSVVDRVVKESFTKLPEGWAARLVPDETMQICSVTRNQPSAREAEAIMAREARTVKVPEGSVIGNWKEGEKIAQNGRGGQFSDPPGTVSGGNCYACHQMDPREVSYGTLGPSLVNYGADRKFAAEDAKAAYAKVYNAQAVFACSSMPRFGHNGVLGSEQIKDVVAYLFDPASPVNKPLK, encoded by the coding sequence ATGCAGAGAATCCTTTTCGCGGCGGCGCTCCTCGCCGGCCCGGTGGCGCTCTCGCCCGCCCTCGCCCAGCAGATCCCGGCGGCCCCGCCGTCGGTGGTGGACAGGGTGGTGAAGGAGAGCTTCACCAAGCTGCCGGAAGGCTGGGCGGCGCGCCTTGTGCCGGACGAGACCATGCAGATCTGCTCGGTCACGCGGAACCAGCCATCGGCCAGGGAGGCGGAAGCCATCATGGCCCGAGAGGCAAGGACGGTGAAGGTGCCGGAAGGCAGCGTCATCGGCAATTGGAAGGAGGGCGAGAAGATCGCCCAGAACGGCCGCGGCGGCCAGTTCTCCGACCCACCCGGCACGGTCAGCGGCGGCAATTGCTATGCCTGCCACCAGATGGACCCGCGGGAGGTGAGCTACGGCACGCTCGGGCCGAGCCTCGTCAATTACGGCGCGGACCGCAAGTTCGCCGCCGAGGACGCCAAAGCCGCCTACGCCAAGGTGTACAACGCCCAGGCCGTGTTCGCCTGCTCCTCCATGCCGCGCTTCGGGCACAATGGCGTGCTCGGAAGCGAGCAGATCAAGGACGTGGTGGCCTACCTGTTCGATCCGGCGTCGCCGGTCAACAAGCCGCTCAAGTAG
- a CDS encoding thioredoxin family protein, with product MSDASSLTRRGLLGGAAGLAGAMLGPDTAAAAPHLGEDGLYTQDWYVDSFLDLAEDLAAATAQGRHFALQWSQRGCIYCKTLHTGYFADPAIEGPIKAAFDIVHLDLFGAREVTAFDGTRLAEKALGQRERIRATPTFQFFALRDGTAREVARMPGLLPQAEFSAMFTYVAAGAYARESFDAWLARAGRKS from the coding sequence ATGTCGGACGCTTCCTCGCTCACCCGCCGGGGCCTTCTGGGCGGCGCAGCTGGCCTTGCCGGGGCGATGCTCGGCCCGGACACCGCCGCGGCCGCCCCCCATCTCGGCGAAGACGGGCTCTATACCCAGGACTGGTACGTGGACAGCTTCCTCGATCTTGCCGAGGACCTCGCCGCCGCCACCGCGCAGGGCCGTCACTTCGCCCTGCAGTGGAGCCAGCGCGGCTGCATCTATTGCAAGACGCTGCACACCGGCTATTTCGCGGATCCGGCCATTGAAGGCCCGATCAAGGCGGCGTTCGACATCGTGCATCTCGACCTGTTCGGCGCGCGCGAGGTGACCGCCTTCGACGGGACCAGGCTGGCGGAGAAGGCGCTCGGCCAGCGCGAGCGCATCCGCGCGACCCCGACCTTCCAGTTCTTCGCGCTGCGCGACGGCACGGCGCGGGAGGTGGCGCGCATGCCGGGACTGCTGCCGCAGGCGGAATTCTCGGCCATGTTCACCTATGTGGCGGCGGGGGCCTACGCGCGCGAGAGCTTCGACGCCTGGCTCGCCCGCGCAGGCCGCAAGAGCTGA
- a CDS encoding cytochrome c biogenesis CcdA family protein, protein MSLDVSLPGAFLAGLLSFASPCVLPLVPAYLGFLTGAAGAQEDARRGRGRRRVILAAGLFVLGFASVFILLGATASTLGQALMRHVEILTLVSGAALIVFGLHMTGILRIPLLYRQARFDAAATPAGILGPYLIGLAFGFGWSPCVGPVLAAILMVAGAEGSVGRGMLLLAVYAAGIGLPFLLAAAFTGPFLAWAGAARRRLGLVEKVAGGLLILTGLAFITGFMPQLAQWLLESVPALGTIG, encoded by the coding sequence ATGTCGCTGGATGTCAGCCTGCCCGGCGCCTTCCTGGCCGGGCTTCTGTCCTTCGCCTCGCCCTGCGTGCTGCCGCTGGTGCCGGCCTATCTCGGCTTTCTCACCGGCGCGGCAGGAGCGCAGGAGGATGCGCGGCGGGGCAGGGGCCGCCGCCGCGTGATCCTGGCGGCTGGCTTGTTCGTGCTGGGTTTCGCCTCGGTGTTCATCCTGCTCGGCGCCACCGCCTCCACCCTCGGCCAGGCGCTGATGCGCCACGTGGAGATCCTGACCCTCGTTTCCGGCGCGGCCTTGATTGTCTTCGGCCTGCACATGACCGGGATCCTGCGCATCCCGCTGCTCTACCGCCAGGCGCGGTTCGATGCCGCGGCGACGCCGGCCGGCATTCTCGGTCCCTATCTCATCGGCCTTGCCTTCGGCTTCGGCTGGTCGCCCTGCGTCGGGCCGGTGCTCGCCGCCATCCTGATGGTGGCGGGGGCCGAGGGGTCCGTGGGCAGGGGCATGCTGCTGCTCGCGGTCTATGCGGCGGGCATCGGCCTTCCCTTCCTCCTCGCGGCCGCCTTCACCGGGCCGTTCCTCGCCTGGGCGGGGGCGGCACGGCGGCGGCTGGGGCTGGTGGAGAAGGTGGCCGGCGGCCTCCTCATCCTCACCGGCCTTGCCTTCATCACCGGCTTCATGCCGCAACTCGCCCAATGGCTGCTGGAGAGCGTGCCGGCGCTCGGCACCATCGGCTGA
- a CDS encoding thioredoxin fold domain-containing protein, whose translation MRNSVIRRVLVGLVVGFSCLPATHGAQAGELVMFERPGCVYCRRFEQDVLPIYGRTDEGQRAPLRLVDLSDGVPADMALAAPVRFAPTFVLVDHGREIGRITGYASDEAFWGLLGALTDKLMPDRP comes from the coding sequence ATGCGCAATTCCGTTATTCGCCGGGTTTTGGTCGGGCTTGTCGTCGGCTTCTCGTGCCTGCCCGCCACACACGGCGCGCAGGCGGGAGAGCTCGTGATGTTCGAGCGGCCGGGCTGCGTCTATTGCCGCAGGTTCGAGCAGGACGTGCTGCCGATCTACGGTCGGACGGACGAAGGTCAGCGGGCGCCGCTGCGCCTGGTCGACCTGTCGGATGGCGTGCCGGCGGACATGGCGCTCGCCGCTCCGGTGCGCTTCGCGCCCACTTTCGTGCTCGTGGATCACGGGCGCGAAATCGGGCGCATTACGGGTTATGCTTCTGATGAAGCGTTCTGGGGTCTGCTCGGTGCGTTGACGGACAAGCTCATGCCCGACCGGCCGTGA
- a CDS encoding ArsR/SmtB family transcription factor produces MPPIVSTRIEDELREGPEISPELDQLMRNARKASDFLKALSHENRLLLLCLLAERERSVTELENILSLRQPTVSQQLARLRLDGLVTTRREGKAIYYSLANENVRSVISVIYGIYCGASATGEK; encoded by the coding sequence ATGCCGCCCATCGTCTCCACGCGGATCGAGGACGAACTGCGGGAAGGCCCGGAGATTTCGCCTGAACTCGACCAGCTGATGCGCAATGCGCGCAAGGCGAGCGATTTCCTCAAGGCCCTGTCGCACGAGAACCGCCTGCTGCTGCTGTGCCTTCTGGCCGAGCGCGAGCGCTCGGTGACGGAGCTGGAGAACATTCTCTCGCTGCGCCAGCCGACCGTGTCGCAGCAGCTGGCGCGCCTGCGCCTCGACGGTCTCGTGACCACGCGTCGCGAGGGCAAGGCCATCTACTACAGCCTGGCCAACGAGAACGTGCGTAGCGTCATCTCGGTGATCTACGGCATCTATTGCGGAGCCTCGGCCACAGGCGAAAAGTAA